The region CTACAAAATAAAGTTGAGAAGTACCATCGTCTATTAGTCCCAGGGAATTAAAGATTGCTGGAATTAAATAGCACATTAAAAGTGCCGGTACAATGCCGTAGAATTTTTTCCAGAAACCTTCTTCTTTAGAAGAAGTATAAAACACAAAACCCAACGCAAGCATTAAAAGGCCAAAGACTATAGCATCATTGGTAAAAACGGGAGTATCTTCCATAGAAAAATTTTATAAGCGGCGCCAAAATACAATTTTTCTTAAACTCTTCTTAAAGAATTAGTGGAATCCTTCTATTAGATTTTAAACAATTCTTTTAAGCTCTTGGCTACGCCATCTTCTTTACCACTTTGGGTTACAATATTTGCAACTTCCAGTACTTCTTTTCTCGCATTTCCTACAGCAACGCCCATTCCCACGCCTTTTATCATTTCTACATCATTGTAATTATCTCCAAAAGCAATGCTTTGTTCCGGAGTTAAATTAAAATGATTTTTCAATAAAAATTTAATCGCCGTAAGTTTTGAAATTTCTTTATTAGCAATTTCCAGATAGGTGGGTTTAGAGCGGTATAAATGAAGTTGGCCGGGAAAATTTTCTGATAAATAATCTTTAATTTTATCAATATGGGCTTCGTCTCCCATGGCCATAATTTTATGAGCTCCTTTATTGTCTTTTTTCCAGGCTGAAAGCACTTCGTTATTCGACTTGATTTCAGGCTTTACTTTAGTGTTGTTTTCTTCTCTGGCGGCCCATTGGTCGTATTGCGGAACGTACCACTCGTCACTATTATATAAACTTAAATGGCAATTCATTTTTTGATTGAACTCACAAAGATCTTCAAGTGTATTTAAAGGAATTTCGGTAGAATTTATTGCTCCCCCATTCACCAGGATTAATCCGCCATTATAGCAAATAATTGGTTGCTCATTTATTTCAAGATCGGCTTGCAGGTGCCGCATCGCGGCCGGCATTCGGGCTGAAATAAGTATAAAAGGCAACTTATTTTTGAGATTTTTTATTGTTGAAATTGTTGTGGGAGATAATTCCCTGTCATGGTTTAATAAAGTTCCATCTATATCTGAAAAAACGATCTTATACATTATTCTTCTTTTTTATTTTTTGGGTGGCGGTTTGCTTCTTTTAGGGCTTTATTTAGCATCCACTCGATCTGCCCATTGGTACTCCTGAATTCATCAGCAGCCCATTTTTCAATGGCTTTCAGCATCTTCTCATCGACTCTAAGGGCGAATGCTTTTTTATTACTCATTTTATTTATTTTCCAAATTCTTAATAAAATCGGTCAAAACCGGAATTATTTCGGGATGTAATGGCAATTCAGGATTGTTATAAGTCTGATAATTTTTAGTCAAATCCTTAGAGCTTATTTCTCTAAAAACGTGGTTCATATCTTTCAATAAAACTAAATCTGAATTAGAAGTTGCGTTATGCAACATTTCAGCCTGTTCTTCTTTTACCTGAGCATCATTTGTTCCATTTATAATTAAAACGGGGATTTCCAGTTTTGCAATCTCCCGGGAAGGATCATACTTCATCCACGTAGCTAAAAAAGCCTGATTTTGGGGACTAAAAAGTGAACCTAATATTTTGGGATATTCAGTAGTACTTCCGTTTTCTTTAATTTCCTGAAGGCTTGTTTTTATTTCATCTTTAAGCTGAGGTAATTGTGCCGAAAGTTGCGCGGCCAGAATATGGTTTATACTTTCTCCTGCGCCGGCAATAGAAATAAAGGCATCGGCATTATCTTTTGTCGCCAAAATTCCTATTAAAGAACCCTGGCTGTGCCCGGCGATAATTAAATTGCTGAAGCTCCCTTCTTCCTTAAAATGACTTAAGATATTTTCAACATCAGTTACAAAATCATCAAACGAAATTGTTTCTAAATTCAATTCTTTTTTCTTAATGCTGCGTTTATCAAACCTGAAACTTGCAATGCCTTCATTGGCTAGTTTATGAGCGATTTTTTTTGCAAAATCACTGTTTAATGAGTTTTGATTCCCGTCCCTATTGGTAGGCCCGGAACCCTGAGTAAAAATCACCAACGGGGGTTTGTCTGCGTTAGATGGAAGAACGAGCGTACCGTCGGTAAATTTATCTACAGCAATTTCTTCTTCAGTAAATGCCCGCTCTTGTGAAAAAGCGATAAAACTTCCGAAGAAAATTAAGAATAAGCTGAGCTTTAAATTTCTCATAAAGTTGCTCTTAGTGATTTAAAGTTCCGGCGTTTACAACGGGTGTAGCATCTTTGTCGCTACAAAGTACCACCATTAGATTGCTAACCATGGCGGCTCGTTTTTCATCATCAAGATTTACCAGGTCTTTTTCGCTTAGCTGGTGAAGGGCCATTTCTACCATGCTTACAGCGCCTTCAACAATTTTATGACGGGCGGCAACAATGGCAGTGGCCTGCTGGCGTTTAAGCATTGCACTGGCAATCTCATTGGCGTAGGCCAGATATCCAATCCTGGCTTCCAAAACTTCAATTCCGGCGATATGCAAACGTTCTTCCAGCTCTTTTTCCAGGGCGTCGCTTACTTCGTTTACGCTGGAACGCAAAGTAATATCCTCATCTAAACCTTCGTCGGCAAAATTATCATAAGGATAGAGACTGGCAAGTTTTCTTACCGCGGCATCGGTTTGTACCACGACAAAATTTTCAAAATTATCCACATCAAAAGAAGCTTTGTAGGTGTCGCGCACCCGCCAAACCAGGATGGTACTTATCATTACCGGATTCCCAAGCTTATCGTTCACTTTTAGGCGTTCGCTGTCAAAGTTTCTGGCCCGTAATGAAATTTTCTTTTTGGTGTAAAATGGGTTAACCCAAAAAAGCCCGTTCTTTTTCACAGTGCCCTTGTAATCTCCAAATAGTAAAAGCACTCTTGATCCATTGGGGTTTACAAGGATTAATCCAGGAAGGATAAACAGGGCGATAATAATTCCTAAAATAAACCACGCATTATTTAAAACAATAAACCCAATAATGCTTCCGAAGAATAATAATAAGAAAACAAACAGCATGATATAACCGTTTGAAGCTTTGAGATCTTTTTCCTGAGTCATAATATTTAAAATTGGTTGATATTAAAATGATATCATAAATATATTGCATTAATTTAAACCAGAGAAAAATTTAACATATTAAAAATATGGGCTTCACTATATTTGCCGGAAATCTAAAGGAGATTCACTTTTATCTTCTTAATCTTTAAAATTTCTATAAATGAAAAAATTATTGCTACTTACTTTAGTTGTGTTAATGGGAAACACCGGTTTTTCGAATGATAATGATTGGGGGAAAACAGGGCACCGTGCCACTGGGGAAATCGCCGAGAGTTATTTAAATAAAAAAGCTAAAAAAGCGATAGATAAAATTTTAAACGGTCAGGGTTTAGCCTTTGTGGCAAATTATGCCGATGATATTAAAAGTGATCCAGATTTTAGACAATACGGTCCCTGGCATTATGTAAATCTGGCTGAAGGTGAAGCCGAATATAACGAGGAAACTGCTAACCCAAAAGGTGATCTTTACCAGGCAATTTTAAAATCTAAAGAGGTTTTGAAAGATGAAAATGCTTCAAAAGAAGAAAAGCAGTTTTACCTGAAAATGTTAGTGCATTTTGTGGGTGATCTTCACCAACCTTTCCACGTGGGAAGAGCAGCCGATAAGGGTGGGAATGATGTGCAGGTGCGATGGTATAACGAAGGGTCTAACATTCACCGTGTTTGGGATAGCCAAATGATAGATTCTTACCAAATGAGCTATACGGAGCTTGCAGCAAATACCAAACAATTAACCAGAGCCCAAATTAAAGCTATTGAAGCGGGAGAAGTTATAGATTGGGTTTACGAATCTGGGGCGATGGCTAACCAATTATATGATTCTGTTGAAACAGGGGAGAAGTTAGGTTATGAATATATGTACCATCATTTACCAACGGTGCTAAAGCAATTGCAAAAGGGCGGCATTCGTTTGGCGAAAATACTTAATGAGATTTACGGATAAATTGATTGTAAATATAAAAAAAAAGCCATTGTGGATAAACCTTCACAATGGCTTTTTTTATTGAATTTTTCTAAAAGTTAGATTTATTCTTGGTGAAACTTCTTTTTTGGTTTTTGGCAATTGGTGTTTCCAAAAATGTTGCATACTGCCTTTCATAATTAGGAGGCTACCGTGTTGAAGTTCAATTTTTTCCTTCAGATTTTTATTGTTTTTATGTTTAAACTGAAAACTACGAACGCCACCTAAGCTTATAGAGGCAATTACGGGATTTTTACCTAAAACCTTTTCATTATCGGCGTGCCAGCCCATACTGTCGCGCCCATCACGGTAAAGATTTACAAGGCAGGTATTAAAGTCTATACTTGTTAATTCTTCGGTTTGTTGTTTTAGACCTAATATTTCAGTTGAAAAAGTTTCAGGTTGTAACTGGAGACCAGAATAGGTATAAGAAATTCCTTTTTCAGCATAAAAAGCGGTTAAACGCGGCTGCGGAATTTCATTTCCGAAGAGTTTTATATTTTGTTGTTGCCATGGAATTTCCTTCAGCAATTTTTCGAATAAAAAATCAGCTTTTTCATTACTAAGGAAATCTGGGAAATACTGTAATTCTGCATCGGGTAAGCTAAAATTTTCAGACTTCATCTTCAAAACTGTAAATAAAACCAGGCCCAGTACATTAGAAAAAATTGAAGCGGAATTCTTAAAATTAATGCCCATTTTGGGATTCCCGCACCGGCTTTTTGAGAAGAAAGCATATAAAAATGTACCAGGAGAAAAACAGTTAGCATTAGGATTATACCGTAGATCGCCAAATCTATGGTTTCAGGGAAAAAGAGTAAAAATCCCAGGAAGATTTCTGTTAGTCCGCTTAAAAAAACCAGGGCTTTATGCGCGGGTAAATAACGCGGCATAATGCGCATATACATTTTAGGTTTTATAAAGTGAATTATACCGGCGACGATGTACATCGCGCCCATTAGGTAAAGGTGCCAGGGATATTGCATAATTTAAAGATAAAAATATATTTTCATGAGAGGTAAAAATTATAATAATATTACTGTCTAATTCTAATAATCTTGTGTAATTCACTAAAATAGAGTAATTTTCGCATCCCAATCTACAGCCTAACTTAATAGATATTGAAACATAATTACCTACAAATTTTCTATATTATATAGCTCAAAATTTTCTTTCGGCTCAAGAAAGTGGATTTTGAATTAACTCACCTCAGTTTCAGTTTTAAAAAAGTAAGGCTAAATAAATCGAGAATCTTTTATCGAAAAGTTGATTGGATATCAGTCTGAAAAGATGGATACTTAAGTTTATTGAAGGATTCTCTAAACGAAGTATTTAAGAAGCTCAGAAAATATCCTAATTTAAAAAACTTTTACCGTTTTAAGAAGAATAATAGAATTAAAGGAAATATTTATTGCTGAAATATTAAAAAAAAGTTAATTTAACATAACCTTTTGTCCCATAGGTTAGAACTTAACATGGAATAGGATTGAGTACAAAAAACGTTTCCATTTTATTGGTTTTTCTGGTATCCGGCCTTGCTTTTTCACAGTCTGAAGAAAGTGAATCCTGCGATAGCATTAAAGAACTCCTGGATTTGTCTACCGAGGCCATGTATTCCTATGATTATAATAAAGCGATTGATTACTCCCTCAATTTAATCGAGCTTGCAGAAGAAGAAAAAGATTACTACCACCTCTACCACGGTTATAACAACCTGGGAATAACCTATGACGAATTATACGATACCATAAGGGCTAAAGACAGTTATGAAAATGCCCTTAAGTATGCTAAAATTGTTAAGAACGACACGCTACTTTGGTGGGCCTACAACAACCTGGGTAATATGTTTACTGCCAACAAGGAAACTATTGATCAGGGTTTTGCATATTATGATAAAGCGATAAAAGCAGCCTCCAACCTGGACGATCCCGATAGCAAAGCTACCCCGCTTATTAATAAAGGATGGACACATCTTTATATGGAGGAGTATGATGAAGCCTATCCATACCTAATAGAAGTGGAGAAACTTATAGAAGAATTTGAGGATCCTTACATTCAAAGTCAAATTGCTGCCCTTTTTGGAAACTATCATTTTGGGAAAAAAAATTACGAAGAATCTAAAGAGTATTACGAAGAAGCTATTAAAATTGCTGAAAAAGATTCCATGTATTATGAGGCTGTAACTGGTTATGACGGTTATGCTGAAGTGTTGTTTGCAAACGAAGAATTTGAAGAAGCTTATAATGCTTTAGATAAATACATAGAATACGATGCTAAACTTTATGAAAAAGAAAAGCTGGAACAAATGGAAGCTGCACAGGCTCGTTTTGAAACCAAACGCTATCGTGAAAATCTTGAAATAGCTAAAAGAGAGCAGAAGTATAAAGATGAGGTGATCGCCAAATCTCAGCAGAATTCTATAATCATGATTATTTCATTAATCGTGATGTTGTTTTTTATAATTCTGCTTGTTAAAAATAACGGCACCAGGAAAAAACTGATCTCCCAGTTGAAAAATAAAAACAGCGAATTACTAACAGCCAAAGAAGAAGCGGAACGTTTATCTATGCTGAAAAGCCAGTTTTTCTCTACTGTTAGCCATGAGTTACGAACGCCACTTTATGGAGTGGTAGGGCTTACTTCGCTATTGCTGGATGATAAAAGCCTGAAGAAGCACGAAAGCGATCTAAAATCCTTAAAGTTCTCAGCCGATTATCTTTTGGCGCTTATTAATGATGTGCTGCAAATGAACAAAATGGAATCTAACCAGGTGAAACTGGAAAATGTTTCTTTTAATATCCAGGAATTAATACTCAGCATAGTAAACACGTTTGAATTTACCCGCTTGCAGAACAAAAACAAAGTACATTATAGTATAGATGAGAAAATACCCAAAAATCTTATTGGTGATCCAGTAAGGCTTTCGCAAATTCTCATGAACCTTGTAGGGAACGCGGTGAAGTTTACCGAAAATGGTGATATTTATATAAATGTTGAATTACGGG is a window of Salegentibacter salegens DNA encoding:
- a CDS encoding HAD family hydrolase, with the protein product MYKIVFSDIDGTLLNHDRELSPTTISTIKNLKNKLPFILISARMPAAMRHLQADLEINEQPIICYNGGLILVNGGAINSTEIPLNTLEDLCEFNQKMNCHLSLYNSDEWYVPQYDQWAAREENNTKVKPEIKSNNEVLSAWKKDNKGAHKIMAMGDEAHIDKIKDYLSENFPGQLHLYRSKPTYLEIANKEISKLTAIKFLLKNHFNLTPEQSIAFGDNYNDVEMIKGVGMGVAVGNARKEVLEVANIVTQSGKEDGVAKSLKELFKI
- a CDS encoding Arc family DNA binding domain-containing protein, translating into MSNKKAFALRVDEKMLKAIEKWAADEFRSTNGQIEWMLNKALKEANRHPKNKKEE
- a CDS encoding alpha/beta hydrolase family protein — protein: MRNLKLSLFLIFFGSFIAFSQERAFTEEEIAVDKFTDGTLVLPSNADKPPLVIFTQGSGPTNRDGNQNSLNSDFAKKIAHKLANEGIASFRFDKRSIKKKELNLETISFDDFVTDVENILSHFKEEGSFSNLIIAGHSQGSLIGILATKDNADAFISIAGAGESINHILAAQLSAQLPQLKDEIKTSLQEIKENGSTTEYPKILGSLFSPQNQAFLATWMKYDPSREIAKLEIPVLIINGTNDAQVKEEQAEMLHNATSNSDLVLLKDMNHVFREISSKDLTKNYQTYNNPELPLHPEIIPVLTDFIKNLENK
- a CDS encoding SPFH domain-containing protein, with the protein product MTQEKDLKASNGYIMLFVFLLLFFGSIIGFIVLNNAWFILGIIIALFILPGLILVNPNGSRVLLLFGDYKGTVKKNGLFWVNPFYTKKKISLRARNFDSERLKVNDKLGNPVMISTILVWRVRDTYKASFDVDNFENFVVVQTDAAVRKLASLYPYDNFADEGLDEDITLRSSVNEVSDALEKELEERLHIAGIEVLEARIGYLAYANEIASAMLKRQQATAIVAARHKIVEGAVSMVEMALHQLSEKDLVNLDDEKRAAMVSNLMVVLCSDKDATPVVNAGTLNH
- a CDS encoding S1/P1 nuclease, with product MKKLLLLTLVVLMGNTGFSNDNDWGKTGHRATGEIAESYLNKKAKKAIDKILNGQGLAFVANYADDIKSDPDFRQYGPWHYVNLAEGEAEYNEETANPKGDLYQAILKSKEVLKDENASKEEKQFYLKMLVHFVGDLHQPFHVGRAADKGGNDVQVRWYNEGSNIHRVWDSQMIDSYQMSYTELAANTKQLTRAQIKAIEAGEVIDWVYESGAMANQLYDSVETGEKLGYEYMYHHLPTVLKQLQKGGIRLAKILNEIYG
- a CDS encoding alpha-ketoglutarate-dependent dioxygenase AlkB family protein — encoded protein: MKSENFSLPDAELQYFPDFLSNEKADFLFEKLLKEIPWQQQNIKLFGNEIPQPRLTAFYAEKGISYTYSGLQLQPETFSTEILGLKQQTEELTSIDFNTCLVNLYRDGRDSMGWHADNEKVLGKNPVIASISLGGVRSFQFKHKNNKNLKEKIELQHGSLLIMKGSMQHFWKHQLPKTKKEVSPRINLTFRKIQ
- a CDS encoding DoxX family protein is translated as MQYPWHLYLMGAMYIVAGIIHFIKPKMYMRIMPRYLPAHKALVFLSGLTEIFLGFLLFFPETIDLAIYGIILMLTVFLLVHFYMLSSQKAGAGIPKWALILRIPLQFFLMYWAWFYLQF
- a CDS encoding tetratricopeptide repeat-containing hybrid sensor histidine kinase/response regulator, translated to MSTKNVSILLVFLVSGLAFSQSEESESCDSIKELLDLSTEAMYSYDYNKAIDYSLNLIELAEEEKDYYHLYHGYNNLGITYDELYDTIRAKDSYENALKYAKIVKNDTLLWWAYNNLGNMFTANKETIDQGFAYYDKAIKAASNLDDPDSKATPLINKGWTHLYMEEYDEAYPYLIEVEKLIEEFEDPYIQSQIAALFGNYHFGKKNYEESKEYYEEAIKIAEKDSMYYEAVTGYDGYAEVLFANEEFEEAYNALDKYIEYDAKLYEKEKLEQMEAAQARFETKRYRENLEIAKREQKYKDEVIAKSQQNSIIMIISLIVMLFFIILLVKNNGTRKKLISQLKNKNSELLTAKEEAERLSMLKSQFFSTVSHELRTPLYGVVGLTSLLLDDKSLKKHESDLKSLKFSADYLLALINDVLQMNKMESNQVKLENVSFNIQELILSIVNTFEFTRLQNKNKVHYSIDEKIPKNLIGDPVRLSQILMNLVGNAVKFTENGDIYINVELRAEVEDRAVIYFEVKDNGIGIPKSKQKLIFEEFSQLKSSNYNYQGTGLGLPIVKRLLQLFESQIHLKSKEGEGSVFCFNLSLKEDKSPGKKAGFAHDVYLDNLKEKQKILIVDDNRINQVVTRRILEKQNFECVVVGNGVEAIEKVTAEDFGLILMDLNMPGINGMETTKRIRNLNKDVPVVALTAVEIEEVRNEIFAAGMNDIIVKPYDVERFYQIIKRNLSSNLETSSRN